The Enterococcus sp. 7F3_DIV0205 genome has a window encoding:
- a CDS encoding DeoR/GlpR family DNA-binding transcription regulator — MKSSHKTIKNRRDKLLELLKKETSLLVKEISLELTVSEITVRRDLIALEKMGLVQREHGKAKIVQKTGTEDYNEEIEVLKNAIAKKAAEFVKDGNTLFINTGSTALSSLKHLEDKRVTIVTNNVKVANLDHNPNSTVILSGGEIRFPKEALVGDIAIDSFSKMSSDISIIGCSGLSIENGITTPVLHESKINSLIIERTNGLVIVVADYRKIGFSSNFTSGNIKDINYLITDTFASPEVIREIEKQGVQVIQVEI, encoded by the coding sequence ATGAAAAGTTCACACAAAACAATCAAAAATCGTCGAGATAAACTACTGGAATTATTGAAAAAAGAAACAAGTTTATTGGTGAAAGAGATCAGTCTTGAGCTAACAGTTTCAGAAATAACTGTTCGCCGTGATCTGATTGCTTTAGAAAAAATGGGTTTAGTCCAAAGAGAGCACGGGAAAGCTAAGATCGTGCAGAAAACTGGTACAGAAGATTACAATGAAGAAATTGAAGTACTGAAAAATGCGATTGCTAAAAAGGCAGCTGAGTTTGTTAAGGATGGAAATACATTGTTTATCAATACAGGTTCGACAGCGTTATCCTCTTTGAAACACTTAGAAGATAAACGTGTAACGATCGTCACAAATAATGTAAAAGTCGCTAATCTGGATCACAATCCAAACTCAACAGTTATTCTATCTGGGGGCGAAATTCGCTTTCCAAAAGAAGCCTTAGTTGGCGATATTGCTATCGATTCATTTTCGAAAATGTCATCTGATATCTCTATTATCGGCTGTTCCGGTCTTAGTATTGAAAATGGAATCACAACACCTGTCTTACATGAATCAAAAATAAATTCACTGATTATCGAGCGAACAAATGGCTTAGTGATCGTTGTTGCTGATTATCGCAAAATCGGGTTTTCATCTAATTTTACTAGTGGGAATATCAAAGATATCAATTATTTAATTACAGACACATTCGCTTCGCCTGAAGTGATTCGAGAAATAGAAAAACAAGGCGTACAAGTGATTCAAGTTGAAATCTAA